The following coding sequences lie in one Myxococcus xanthus genomic window:
- a CDS encoding glycoside hydrolase family 2 TIM barrel-domain containing protein, with product MNAIVLVTSLALTLGQVPPPSGPQTPPPSSDAPVVRVSPVTVNAAAQAVRVYRDERGFKLQVNGRDFPILGMNWGYTPIGENYRYSLWTEKEDFIRAVLHREMTLLRDMSVNAIRQFDDIPPQWVTYIHKNYGIYTVVNPLMGRYGTNVDGVMVPNTDYSNPNHRRALLNDLAQKVEKYRDVPGVLMWMLGNENNYGLHWTSFEIEALPGQEDTARAEHLYSLMGEAVRTIKQRDTLHPVSIANGDLQYIDLIARLMPELDILGSNVYRGPSARDLFDEVLRKLNKPVMFTEFGADAYDAKAGREDHVAQAEYLRKQWEEIYSQAYGQGRAQNALGGFVFQWVDGWWKYNQEANLSIHDTTASWPNGGYESDFVPGQNNMNEEWFGICALGPEDEAGIARIQPRTAYYVLQAAFRMDPYAPTTNPDTIREHFASIRPTELSRGYESSIALARADDLSAVRVSNLRLMMDSSLSRGSIATVRPNQVAADHTESVFFDLALQPTSGVYGRASFNVVGNVAQNRLNNIFYENRGTPPAPATANGGVGQAPVPGVGNPAGQQPLGLDRLALYQAEFKLDRADFQLEGFYRTAHYHWGEEGDFFGLYREANYGPALDIYKGNAPFGVVFTGKNNLEGLKVAVGPELYWGANPSIVAKYRRNVGPVTLTLMHQEDIARGSTQLTASVIRERVARRSTLSLGWTKGPMALEVGGILAAPQRVGEEFIWSRPTDGPSYLDSGYEVMRDEIRMLDTLGAKARLTYDLGAVRTFLQGSYRGLVADGGPEQGILLTGWSLRESGRGNHFGGQAGAVVQVGSAFQVSPNLLYQKPLIGPNPRIEDAFDPESGRYFAGVRPRNVLVDAFTVLDNRETLGAELLLTFDPTPGTWFWQWDRDMREDAPFAAGLDLVYRRQPTSRDAGIAILADGSMVAFGNAPSARDEWEATLRLVTNPVQRLKIFGAAFAGSNQSSGEDDRQVRRFGVDASVLWDTLMLTTQLHFNNWGPYDYHRVFNLTYPIQLGGDLSYGLKRPVMGTVTTRFGVRGLVRMLDQYSEGLSQTALDQGLEGREFEVGAYAILSL from the coding sequence GTGAACGCCATCGTCCTCGTCACCAGCCTCGCGCTCACGCTGGGTCAGGTGCCGCCGCCCAGCGGGCCCCAGACGCCCCCGCCTTCGTCGGACGCGCCGGTGGTGCGGGTGTCCCCCGTCACCGTCAACGCGGCGGCGCAGGCCGTCCGCGTGTACCGGGACGAGCGCGGCTTCAAGCTCCAGGTCAACGGCCGGGACTTCCCCATCCTCGGCATGAACTGGGGCTACACGCCCATTGGCGAGAACTACCGGTACTCGCTGTGGACGGAGAAGGAGGACTTCATCCGCGCGGTGCTGCACCGCGAGATGACGCTGCTGCGCGACATGAGCGTCAACGCCATCCGGCAATTCGACGACATCCCGCCGCAGTGGGTGACGTACATCCACAAGAACTACGGCATCTACACCGTGGTGAACCCGCTCATGGGCCGCTACGGCACGAACGTGGATGGCGTCATGGTGCCGAACACGGACTACTCCAACCCGAACCACCGCCGCGCGCTGCTCAATGATTTGGCGCAGAAGGTAGAGAAGTACCGGGACGTGCCCGGCGTGCTGATGTGGATGCTGGGCAACGAGAACAACTACGGCCTGCACTGGACCAGCTTCGAAATCGAGGCACTTCCTGGCCAGGAGGACACCGCCCGCGCGGAGCACCTCTATTCGCTGATGGGCGAGGCGGTGCGGACCATCAAGCAGCGCGACACGCTGCACCCCGTCTCCATCGCCAACGGTGACTTGCAGTACATCGACCTCATCGCGCGGCTGATGCCCGAGTTGGACATCCTGGGCTCCAACGTCTACCGCGGCCCCTCCGCCCGTGACTTGTTCGACGAAGTGCTGCGCAAGCTGAACAAGCCCGTCATGTTCACCGAGTTCGGCGCGGACGCCTACGACGCCAAGGCCGGCCGCGAGGACCACGTGGCGCAGGCCGAATATCTGCGCAAGCAGTGGGAGGAGATCTACTCCCAGGCCTACGGACAGGGCCGCGCGCAGAACGCCCTGGGCGGCTTCGTGTTCCAGTGGGTGGACGGCTGGTGGAAGTACAACCAGGAGGCCAACCTCTCCATCCACGACACCACCGCGTCCTGGCCCAACGGCGGCTACGAATCCGACTTCGTGCCCGGCCAGAACAATATGAATGAGGAGTGGTTCGGCATCTGCGCGCTGGGCCCCGAGGACGAGGCCGGCATCGCGCGCATCCAACCGCGCACCGCGTACTACGTCCTCCAAGCGGCCTTCCGCATGGACCCGTACGCCCCCACCACCAATCCCGACACCATCCGCGAGCACTTCGCGTCCATCCGCCCCACGGAACTGTCGCGCGGTTACGAGTCGTCCATCGCGCTGGCCCGGGCGGATGACCTCAGCGCGGTGCGCGTCTCCAACCTGCGCCTGATGATGGACAGCTCACTCTCGCGCGGGAGCATCGCCACGGTGCGGCCCAACCAGGTGGCCGCGGACCACACGGAGTCCGTCTTCTTCGACCTGGCGCTCCAGCCGACCTCGGGCGTGTACGGGCGCGCCTCATTCAACGTCGTGGGCAACGTGGCGCAGAACCGCCTCAACAACATCTTCTATGAGAACCGCGGCACGCCCCCCGCGCCTGCCACGGCCAACGGCGGCGTGGGCCAGGCCCCCGTGCCCGGCGTGGGCAACCCGGCGGGGCAGCAGCCGCTGGGCCTGGACCGGCTCGCGCTGTACCAGGCCGAGTTCAAGCTGGACCGCGCGGACTTCCAGTTGGAGGGCTTCTACCGCACCGCCCACTACCACTGGGGCGAGGAAGGCGACTTCTTCGGCCTCTACCGTGAGGCGAACTACGGCCCCGCCCTGGACATCTACAAGGGCAACGCCCCCTTCGGCGTCGTCTTCACCGGGAAGAACAACCTGGAGGGCCTCAAGGTGGCGGTGGGCCCGGAGCTCTACTGGGGCGCCAACCCGTCCATCGTCGCCAAGTACCGCCGGAACGTGGGGCCGGTGACGCTGACGCTGATGCACCAGGAGGACATCGCCCGGGGCTCCACCCAGCTCACCGCCTCCGTCATCCGCGAGCGCGTGGCGCGCAGGTCCACGCTGTCACTGGGATGGACGAAGGGGCCCATGGCACTGGAGGTGGGCGGCATCCTCGCGGCCCCGCAGCGCGTGGGGGAGGAGTTCATCTGGTCTCGCCCCACGGACGGCCCCAGCTACCTCGACAGCGGCTACGAGGTGATGCGGGACGAAATCCGGATGCTCGACACCCTGGGTGCGAAGGCACGCCTCACGTATGACCTGGGCGCGGTGCGAACGTTCCTCCAGGGCTCCTACCGCGGCCTGGTGGCGGACGGCGGTCCGGAGCAGGGCATCCTGCTGACGGGCTGGAGCCTGCGCGAGAGCGGCCGTGGCAACCACTTCGGTGGACAGGCCGGCGCGGTGGTGCAGGTCGGCAGCGCGTTCCAGGTGTCGCCCAACCTGCTGTACCAGAAGCCCCTCATCGGGCCCAACCCACGCATCGAGGACGCGTTCGACCCGGAGTCGGGGCGGTACTTCGCCGGCGTGCGTCCGCGCAACGTGCTGGTGGATGCCTTCACCGTCCTGGACAACCGCGAGACGCTGGGCGCCGAGCTGCTCCTCACCTTCGACCCCACGCCCGGCACCTGGTTCTGGCAGTGGGACCGCGACATGCGCGAGGACGCGCCCTTCGCCGCGGGTCTGGACCTGGTGTACCGGCGGCAACCGACGTCTCGTGACGCGGGCATCGCCATCCTCGCGGATGGCAGCATGGTGGCCTTCGGCAACGCGCCGTCCGCTCGGGACGAATGGGAGGCCACGCTGCGATTGGTGACCAACCCGGTGCAGCGGCTGAAAATCTTCGGCGCCGCCTTCGCCGGCAGCAACCAGTCCTCCGGCGAGGACGACCGGCAGGTGCGGCGCTTCGGCGTGGATGCCTCCGTGCTGTGGGACACGCTGATGCTGACCACGCAGCTCCACTTCAACAACTGGGGCCCGTATGACTACCACCGCGTCTTCAACCTCACCTATCCCATCCAGCTCGGTGGGGACCTGTCCTACGGCCTCAAGCGCCCGGTGATGGGGACGGTGACGACGCGCTTCGGCGTGCGCGGATTGGTGCGCATGCTGGACCAGTACTCGGAAGGGCTCAGTCAGACGGCGCTCGACCAGGGACTCGAAGGCCGCGAATTCGAGGTGGGCGCGTATGCCATCCTGTCTCTCTAA
- a CDS encoding GH1 family beta-glucosidase: protein MRQFPNDFLWGVATSAFQIEGATSADGRGESIWDRFAATPGKISDGSDGKVACDHYHRWREDVALMRWLGVKSYRFSVAWPRVLPTGRGAVNAAGLDFYSRLVDGLLDAGIEPFVTLYHWDLPQALQDLGGWPSRDTASAFVEYADVMSRKLGDRVKRWITHNEPWCISVLGYGNGEHAPGHKNWGEVLATAHHTLLSHGQAVPVIRANVKNAEVGITLNLSPAEPASPSPEDAEACRRHDGSFNRWFLDPLYGRGYPKDVVEDYVKDGRLASSALPFVRDGDMAAIAVPTDFLGINYYSRAIMRSDRIPESQNAPRTVHPEPERTDMDWEVYAPALTRMLVHLHTDYQPGPLYITENGCAYATGPSEDGKVHDDKRVAYLRSHLEASLEAIRQGVPLAGYFAWSLMDNFEWAFGYQKRFGMVYVDYDSQRRIPKDSAHLYKALVEKNGLDVELAA, encoded by the coding sequence ATGCGGCAGTTCCCCAATGACTTCCTGTGGGGTGTGGCCACCTCCGCCTTCCAGATTGAGGGCGCCACCAGCGCCGATGGGCGCGGTGAGTCCATCTGGGACCGCTTCGCCGCCACCCCTGGCAAAATCAGCGACGGGTCGGACGGCAAGGTCGCGTGCGACCACTACCACCGCTGGCGCGAAGACGTGGCGCTGATGCGCTGGCTGGGCGTGAAGTCCTACCGCTTCTCCGTGGCCTGGCCCCGCGTGCTCCCCACCGGGCGCGGCGCCGTGAATGCCGCGGGCCTCGACTTCTACTCGCGGCTGGTGGACGGGCTGCTGGACGCGGGCATCGAGCCCTTCGTCACGCTCTACCATTGGGATTTGCCCCAGGCGCTCCAGGACCTGGGCGGCTGGCCTTCCCGCGACACCGCGAGCGCCTTCGTCGAGTACGCCGACGTGATGAGCCGCAAGCTGGGCGACCGCGTGAAGCGGTGGATTACCCACAACGAGCCCTGGTGCATCAGCGTGCTCGGCTACGGCAACGGCGAACACGCCCCCGGTCACAAGAACTGGGGCGAGGTGCTGGCCACCGCGCACCACACGCTGCTGTCCCACGGCCAGGCGGTGCCCGTCATCCGCGCCAACGTGAAGAACGCGGAGGTGGGCATCACCCTCAACCTGTCGCCCGCGGAGCCCGCGTCTCCCAGCCCCGAGGACGCGGAGGCATGCCGCCGCCATGACGGCAGCTTCAACCGCTGGTTCCTGGACCCACTCTACGGCCGCGGCTACCCGAAGGACGTGGTGGAGGACTACGTGAAGGACGGGCGCCTCGCCTCGTCCGCGCTGCCCTTCGTGCGCGACGGGGACATGGCCGCCATCGCCGTCCCCACCGACTTCCTGGGCATCAACTACTACTCGCGCGCCATCATGCGCAGCGACCGCATCCCCGAATCCCAGAACGCGCCGCGCACCGTGCACCCCGAGCCCGAGCGCACGGACATGGACTGGGAGGTGTACGCCCCCGCCCTCACCCGGATGCTCGTGCACCTGCACACCGACTACCAGCCCGGCCCCCTCTACATCACGGAGAACGGCTGCGCCTACGCCACCGGCCCCAGCGAGGACGGCAAGGTGCATGACGACAAGCGCGTGGCGTACCTGCGCTCGCACCTGGAGGCGTCACTGGAGGCCATCCGCCAGGGCGTGCCGCTCGCGGGCTACTTCGCCTGGTCGCTGATGGACAACTTCGAGTGGGCCTTCGGCTACCAGAAGCGCTTCGGCATGGTCTACGTGGACTACGACTCGCAGCGCCGCATCCCGAAGGACAGCGCTCATCTCTACAAGGCCCTGGTGGAGAAGAACGGGCTGGATGTGGAGCTCGCCGCGTGA
- a CDS encoding ABC transporter ATP-binding protein, translating to MSAPLLEATELLRTVPVGGFLSRSRRTLLNRVSFTLERGEIVALVGESGSGKSTLARVLARLDTPDAGSLRLGGEDVLTLERGGASLAYRGRVQMVFQDPFASLNPVHTVAHHLERPLLRHGRATRAGLEDRVHALLESVGLTPAEQLAQRYPHELSGGQRQRVAVARALAVEPDVIIADEPTSMLDVSTRRGVLQLLRGLTRERGIGILFITHDLASARHMADRVLVLYAGSVVESGRTADVLAAPRHPYTRLLLSAVPDGADFLNTPLPVRPATGPMPVFGCPFAPRCPHADARCHDTLPPAHVHGAAHTVRCHLESSKGASDNAAVPQ from the coding sequence ATGAGCGCCCCGCTGCTGGAGGCCACGGAGCTGCTGCGCACGGTGCCCGTGGGCGGCTTCCTCTCCCGTTCGCGCCGCACCTTGCTCAACCGCGTGTCCTTCACCCTGGAGCGCGGCGAAATCGTCGCGCTGGTGGGCGAGTCCGGCAGCGGAAAGTCCACCCTGGCCCGGGTGCTGGCGCGGCTGGACACGCCGGATGCCGGCAGCCTGCGGCTGGGCGGCGAGGACGTGCTCACCCTGGAGCGCGGCGGCGCATCGCTCGCGTACCGGGGCCGCGTGCAGATGGTCTTCCAAGATCCCTTCGCCTCACTCAACCCCGTCCACACCGTGGCCCATCACCTGGAGCGCCCGCTGCTGCGCCATGGCCGGGCCACACGCGCCGGACTCGAGGACCGCGTCCACGCCCTGCTGGAGTCCGTGGGCCTGACGCCCGCGGAGCAACTGGCACAGCGCTACCCCCATGAGCTGTCCGGCGGCCAGCGGCAACGCGTGGCGGTGGCGCGCGCGCTGGCCGTGGAGCCAGACGTCATCATCGCGGACGAGCCCACATCCATGCTGGATGTGTCCACGCGCCGGGGCGTGCTCCAACTGCTGCGCGGCCTGACGCGCGAGCGCGGCATCGGCATCCTCTTCATCACCCACGACCTGGCCAGCGCGCGCCACATGGCCGACCGCGTCCTGGTGCTGTACGCGGGCAGCGTCGTGGAGTCCGGCAGGACGGCGGACGTGCTCGCCGCGCCCCGGCACCCGTACACCCGGCTGCTCCTGTCCGCCGTTCCGGACGGCGCGGACTTCCTCAACACCCCGCTGCCGGTGCGGCCCGCCACGGGCCCCATGCCGGTGTTCGGCTGCCCCTTCGCGCCCCGCTGTCCCCATGCGGACGCGCGCTGCCACGACACCCTCCCCCCAGCTCACGTCCACGGCGCGGCCCACACGGTCCGCTGCCATCTCGAATCCTCGAAAGGAGCCTCCGACAATGCGGCAGTTCCCCAATGA